ACCTAAAAGGACAATGAACCTACATAATATAAGCAGCACAGCATATACTCACAATATCTGGTCCAGCTCAGTCTTCACAGAAGAAGTGCGAATGTCGCCTGCAGTTACTGTAATAAAAGTTTCTTTGGACTGACTGCCTGAGTCTCAAAGCTCAAGCGAGAGAAGTCCAGGATTGCGCAACCGGAGATCATCCGAGACCATCGAGATCATATCCTCCGTGAAGTCAGCAGTCGCAAAACATAACTAGACCGCATGGGTGGTgtccaaaacacaaaaaaagcgACGTAGTATGTGTTAAAACGCAGCCCATCAGTCATAAGCCTCTTTATGTTTGGTAAAGGCTGATTAGTAACTCAAGATGTTGTGTCTGAGTCTACGttcacaacaacaaaactttTGAATCAAGTTCTTGTTCATGTTAAACTCATGTCCTTTAATTTAACATGTTCCAATATGGTTGCAGTTTTGTCACTAGGTGCGTTTAAGTCAAACATTTACCTTCTAATTAGCTGACACCGAAGTCTTGAGATGTTAGATATCCTTATGAGAAACAAAATGATGTGGTGGTCAGTGATACAACTCGTGAAATGAGGTTATATAAAAGAATATGGAATTTAATTATGCGACACCTACATGAagtcatttaaaaacatacaaaagtttGAAAACTCAAGCAGTAGATCTCCCTCTGAAATGGTTTGTGCTaatttaaaggtaaaaaaaatcaagtattgCCATAGGACAAAATTGCAAAAGAGTTAAAATTAGTAACGTGAAACAATACTGCCTTAAGGGAGTCACTTCATACAAGGCACTTTACTCTGTACATGACACATGAGGAGTCAACAGGTAAACATGTAAAAAACGTTTAAGCTTCCACGTGAAAGGAAATACCATTAAGAGGACAAGATGAGAAGTTCCAGACAATAAAACATACTTAAAAGCTCTCACTTAAAAGAGTCtgtacacttttaaaaacaaaatcatgttaTACTATGTAAACAACGAGGGAAGACAAATATTTGAGAATTGGTCTAGAAACAAAAAATTTCTTGGCAAGTTTTTAATGTCAAAGGGATCTGTTTGGGAAAACCCCCATGATGCATTTTAGAAGAGCTTGGGGAGCTGGCGTAACCTACTCAGATCCAGGAAATTTCCCACCGACCCCTCGGGCTCAGTCACTTTCTGCGTCCTCTGGTTTTCAGTTAGCGAGGTCCTACGTTGAGTCAGACCTTTCTTTGCATCATTCTCCTTCTCTGGGTTTGCCCTGCTACACCTAAGCAGCTGCATTTTTGGCCGCAAGTTTTGGATTAACTTCTCTTGAGAGTCAATGGGAGATATGTGGAGATTGGCAACTGGCTTGTTTGATATGTTTTTGAGAACGGCAGTGCTTTGGTCTTGCCGGTGTTGCCTAACGCTCACATTTTTGAGCGTTTCGTTCTGCACTGAACACCCGAGAGCTGAGTCTAGCAGGATGGCATCCTCTTGTTCTTCCTCGCTGCTGTTTTCTCCTTCAATCAGTCCGTATTTTTTCATGTACTTACAGGTAGCTAGAGACATATCGGTGGGGGAAAGTATACTGAGTCCAACGCTGCTCTTTTCTTCAGCAGGTCTTCTCAGGAGAACTGCGCTGGGGTCTGGACGTTGGCTGGGGGATTGACCACCCAACGAGAGTCTTGACAGTTGCGAATCAGTTAAGTACTTAAGTGCAATGGCATTGGCCTCGAGACTAAGGTCTACACTGCCGCTTGGTCCCCAAATGCTAGTCCCCACAGGTTCAGAAAGAGCAAGTCTGTGAATCACTGCTTCCGGGTTAATGCAGGCAAGAGTACTGAAGAGAAAAAAGATGTTAGACAAGACTTTTAATCATAGCTTTTATAaaacgattaatcatttgactatGACTTTACCTGGCACTTTCCACAGTTGCACCTGTCGTCTTTCCCTGCTCAGAGTCCAAGTCTATGTTCACTCCTAACTGTTGGAGCTGTCTTAATGTTGCACTTAAGACACGGTCCTGATCTGTTGGACTGAATCTGTGCTTCGTTTTTTGTTGAGTTTGGGGTATGGAAGATGTCGGTGATTTATTTGATTGATGGCCTACAGGGGACAGACTTTGTCTGTTTGGGACACTCTGTTGGTCTTCCTCTACCTTTTCATCCACATTTACAGAGTCTTGCAGACGACTTTGAACCTGACCCTGCAGAATAAATTGAGTCCAAGTTGGTTTGAACATTCATAATGCATCAATTTCTAATTAAAATTtgacagttataaaaaaaaaaaaaaaaattgggccaTACCAGTAAATCTTTGTAAAATCTTGGGTTGTCCACTTCTGTGTTTTCAGGCAGATCGTTACTCTGTGATGGGTAGTTATAATACATGCTAGCACTCTCTCCTAACACTGGACTCTGAAACAAATGGGCGCCGAGACCAGACGACGTGCTgccaaatacaaatacaataaatacatcaAGCATTGcctggaaaaaaacaaaagtgtaacACTCTTTGAAATCAGCTATGAAGGTTAACAATCTCTAAAAATGGTTTAGGGTTCATTATAGGCTCATTAGGGGTCAACACAGGGTTCATTACTTGGGTTTTGGAGATGATGGATTTAGAGGGGATCCTGTACTCTGATCTTCAGTGTAACGACATGCATTCTCGGACCCAAGTTTGGAAGTGACTATACTGTCATTTTGAAATCCAGACTTTGGCTTCATCTCAGTTTGCCAATCCAGACTTGGGGCCTCATGTGTGGAGGAGTCGTGAGGGGTGTTCCAAAACAAGCTGGcccctaaaaaacaaacaacgaAAACGTCATGCCATTAAAAGGAATTTGAAACTAATTCAAGAAAATGAAATCTTCCGTCAAAGCACCTGTTCCTACAGCAACACTGACACTTGTTGGTTTCGGTGGAGACGTGGGCGTCTGATTGTCTCTTTCCTGCCGAGTATCACGTTCTGCAGATGAAACCGGGGTTGTTTTGCTTTGAAACTCGAGAAGTTTCTGAATCTGTTGAAGAAAGTCTGTTAACAACATGCAATGACAGGTCAACGATTAAATGTTTGGCTTATTAAAACAAACCTGGAGTTGAAGTAGCTTCAGCTGACGCTCTTGATCTATAAGCATCCTGTAGGCATCGGCAGGAAGAAGACCCATGGGTGTCTCCAAACATGCTACCTGGCTAGACTGGACTTGGCAGCACTGGGCTTGACAGGGCGGGACATGCTCAGCAGAACCTATGTTGGGGTTGACTGTGGGAACACATGGACTAGGTGATGGAGAGTAGTGACCTCTAACAGTGGGGTGGCAAATAGGACTTTTAGTCGGAGATACGCGACAACCCAAAGACTGCTGAGATGGCGAGAGGCAGTGATCCCCAGGTGGGACACTCTCAGGGGTGCAATGAAAACCACAAGGATTGTGCGCCGCAGTGGGATATGCTGGTATCCCTTGCCAGGTGTTGTTTTGATAAAAGGGGACTTGGTTGGGCTGGTTGGTGCAGCAGCTGCAAGGGTAGGCCGCTGGGGTGCTATGGAACAGCCTGTGGTGGGACGGATGATGAAAAGGGGTCTGGCTAAGCACTGCTGAACTCTTTCTGGTACTGGTGTGAGCTGATGTTGGGGATCCGGAATAAATAGGCTGGGGTTTGGTTGGGAAACCTTGGGAATAACGCTGCTTTTGCTTATGAAAAGAGTCATTGGGCGAagcagcattctttgatgaagatgatgatgaagacgaTGATGCAGACGAGCCTCCTCTTGATCTTCGCATTGAGGGCAATGATTTCCGATTCACATCGGGTTGTGGTGTCTGTTGTCCCGGATCAGGATGTAGTTTGATTTTCGGCTGAGATGGGATGGGAGCTAGTGGTTTTCGGATTGGAGGAGGTCCGAGGATGCTACCTTGTTCTGGAGGTCTCAACACCGAGAGGCCCTGGTGCGCAGGGCTTATGCTTCTTCGCTGGACATTCGAAAGACTATGAGAGACAGGAGTCGAGTCTTGTGTATTGGCCACACTCCCATCCAAAAAGCTGCCATCTAATACCATAGAGAGTTCTGGTACTGAAGGATGTACTAGTCGCGTCTgaagaaaaatatttgaaatggaaGTTAATGGGTATGAAGTTATCCAACACGAAATGGAGAGGTACATCAGGGGTGAAAGGCCACGAGTTAACAAACCTGCTGACTGACAGGATGAGGGTTTGGGGATGGCCGAGGAGAGAGGTCTTCATCTTCTACACCCGAGTCATGATCACTGATAGACAGTTTCTTTTTTGGAGCAGCTGAAGATGCTGCAAGTGTTGTCCTAATAGGACAAACGGGATATATTGTCTTATATTTCCTCTTGCTTGCATTATTTTGTATTCTGTCAGATACAGTAAACAGCCAAACATAAATGTCAACACACCGAAAAAAcgtttttagagaaataaagaCTGTACCCTGTCTGGGAGAGAACTTCCTCAAACAGCACAGTTTCCTGATTTTGGTTCTCAGCACTGAGCTCAAATTGTAAAGGCCGTCCTTCTGAAGGCTCTACATTCTATATTGGAAATTAGGAAGTATAATTAAAAACTTGTAATGAAAACAACCCTAAATGCTATTTAGTACAGCAAGTTAGCTAAGCAACAACTCTAAAACCAAATCAGCTCCCatcaaatgtaaaaacacaattgCTATAGAAATACACTTAAACATCTAAAATCTGATTTAACACACTCACAAATTGCTAAGTGAGGAATTTATAAgataaaattaacaataaaatacataaaacacatagTAGAACAGGTTGCATGAGGAGGAGAAAAATGTTTCTTATAGTCCTGGGTGTATTCCAGTTTAATTTGTTGAGGACAAAGCCATAGACAGGCTAACCTTGTAAAGCGTGATTGACTCTGTGCTGGTGAGCAGCTGAAAGCTCATTGGTTGTTGTCCGACACATGGCTTACACTGGTAGAACTCGGGATCCCGGTGAGACCGGGAATACAGAACCACCAGGAAACTGCCTTCCTCCGACATCACTCTGCAAATTTCAAGCAaggaattgatttattttaatagtaatattatatttCTGAGATTTCAAAGATTCTAGCAACATGAGGATAATATCAGGGCCCTTATACAGAAAATATCTTAAGGCTAAAGCCCTGTAAGATGCGTTTGTCGCTTTAAATTCTTGAGCTCGTTACAGCAGGatagattctgattggctgtcaatgtttatATCGTTCATCACCTGGAAGAAATCGTTCTaaaaatgattccaacgatacAGTTTCTCTAcacctttatcgttatagttgtagtgtggactctgctattctttaatattgagaacgattttaagaactatatctttatcgttatcttgcttggtgtgaacgggccttaacagTAGCTCAAAACTGGCCGATTTagcagaaaatctgaaaaaataaaggGTGTCAGCCCTAAATTTTGTACTCCTACATCTTTGCTCTAAGAATATTTCACAAACCATTTTAGCACTAAAACTTAGCTTCTAAATCGGTGTAACGTTAGGAGTAGTGAAGAAGAGTTCTCAGTCACTAAGACCGAACCACAAACTATCCTAAAATGGCTATTACTGCATTCTGCCTTGGAAcgtaaacattttagaaacatttgaaaaTTAGCTTTTAAAAAGGTATCGCTTTCTGAGGGTATCACTTATTCTAAATCTTCCTTTGATTATATCCTTGTTTTCATTAATCAGTTGGGCAACAAGTAACAGGTACTATCAGTAACTTACTATCAGCCATGATTTATCAAAAGGctgtttatatgtatattcaGTAACTGTTTACAACAATCGTATATGCACATATACTTTATATTAGTGATAATTAGTGACACTTAGTCTgcttaatctttatttaaatgtggcaattaacacttattttaaaatcattatttgaatatgaaaacatcatatttcaatatttctatGAATACGTTTCTGACAGAGACCCCTCCATTGTCAGCCAATCACTTAGCTCTTAGCTTAAATCTTTTTCTGCTATTTAGGCgaactcttagtggtaagatcaaagttttttgtttttttttatacggGCCCTGGTATACTTTTATTAACACAAATATGATGAAAAATTCAACAATAACATCAAAACTATGCATTTCTAAACAACAGGATGAGCATTTGATTGCATTGTGTAGAGTAACATATatggttaatattttaatattctgtgGTTACCAAATCTGAAACTTCTCATCAGATGTTGagaaaattattaacatttaattaaagcttacacattttttttttatcaaaataacatacagaaatacagacaTTTGAATTTCATTATGGCTTTAAATTTGAGCCCTTTTGAAGGTAACTGCCTTACTGGCCCATAAGAGCAAACGGCAGATGGATGGGACACTCACTTGTCTTGGAGGGAGGAGCTGTGCAGGTACCTCAGACACCACGCCCACACAAGGGGATTCTGGATGTGTGTAACACCACTCAACCATCTGCCACAGGAGAACAACTGTTACACACATACTCTGAACATCTTGCAAGACTCCAAGCATGTAATTAATACTAATAGGGCTGAATTATCATACCTGCCAGAAGCATGAATGAAGCAGTAAAAAAAGTCACCATTTCTAAACAATAAAAGCTCTTACATTCCTACTAGCGGGAGAGTGTAAGCCTTGGGATCAGATTCAAGTATGAGGAGAAGTTTCCTGGTCTGATCCATGGTAAGAAACCTGAGACAGAATGTGTCACATTTTAGCTTTCGAGGACAAAACATGTCCATATAAGGAAAGAGAAGTGCTTCCCTACCCTCGTTTCCTGCTGTTTTGGGTCACACCTGCAGGGCTGCTGAGGTTCCTGACCAGTGCAGTTGGGATGAGGGGCACTGCCCGGACACGGACCGCATCCAGCATGCAGGCCAAAGTGACAGCCGCCCAGGAAAGGTCAAAGGTGAGTCTGTCCATGTTCTCGGAGCAGCTGAGGCGAGCTCGCAAGGTGAGGAGTTTAGACAACTCCAGCATCTCTTTACTGCAGCAGCAATGTTGAAGCGTCTGGAAAGCATCAGATATCAACTATAGAATCtcaatgtatataaaatttttaaatgagATGTCAACAAAAACACTGgaataaaataagaattattatacattttattcccccccaaaaaaatctgtatatatatatatatatatatatatatatatatatatatatatatacacatacacacacacaaacagacatacataataaaaaataaaaagttaagtatatttaaattataaaaggaGTTTGTTTAATATTAGTATtcacaactaatatatatatattttcaattacttttaaaattaatacttcATGTCTGGGGAgggtaatattatttatttattgcatttattactattattatgtttctgaaagaagtcaaTTATGCacaccaaaactgcatttatttgatcaaaaacacaatagtactgtaataaaaattgtttttacaatttataaaaattgttccctttgaataatttaaaatttattgtaactttttattctgtgatgcaaagctggatttccagcatcatttcaccagtcttcagtgttcatgatccttcagaaatcactcgaATATCCTGATTTGccgatcaagaaacatttctcaacaTACTGCAAACAGCTGcgtaatatttttatggaaaccatgaggTACTTTGTCAGGATTctctgaatagaaagttcaaaatatcaacatttattttaaatcaatttttgtAACAACTTAAAAGTATTTGGCCGCAATTTTGTTCAATTTgatttcatgcatccttgctagtgttgatttctttcaaaaaaaaaaaaaaaaaagaccccaaGCTACCGAAAAGTTTAACAATTgtcaatataattaataaaatgtcttAGTTTAAAATGATTAGGATATCTTAAATTAATAACACATCCATGGTTAAATTAAGAACTGCTCAAAGCAAATTAAGAAACCAAGAAAACCATGCCAGATGGGAACAGCGCAACACATTAATAATCACCTGTCTCACAATCAGGGCAGCTGTTACCGACAGCTTACAGAGTGACGTTAATCACCATTACGCTTTACTACGCTGCCACAGAAACAGGAGGAAAGAGCCCTAGCCGTTATGTGTTAAACAGGTGCTGTCAGTAATTCTCAATCAAGCACCTTAAAGGAGATGTTCAAATCCTCCCTGGAGTGCACCGTGCTGCCAGGGGCATGCTGGGCTTCAAATACACATGGCACAAGGATGTCTCCGGGGAGCAGGGTACTTGGTGTTTTCCCAGGTAATCCCGTCTGCTCTCTGCCCGGATCAAAACGATCCAGGGTTATCACCACACCTTCCTCGTCTAGGAAAAGAAAATATTAGTTAGTAAAATGCAGATGCAACATGTTTAATATATGAAACAATCATTACAGGATGTCCAAATACAGGCCTTGTCAATACTAACCGCTGTCTACTGCCAGTGTCCCGAGCAGGAAACAGAAAAACCGAGGCTTGTTGGTCTGTCTAGCGTGCCGGTGAGCTAAACGTAATGCTTTTTCTACAAGTAACAGTCTCGGATTCCTGAAATAGACCAAATACATCAAACGTTATTGGGGACATTTGTCAGATCAGTTGTCTTtattaacttaaattatttttttgagtaACCAAGGTCAAAtgtattaacaaataataataatagaaatgctGCCTCCTCAACTAAATGAAATGTccaagtttaagtactaaaatgactccaaaaactaaaatatatatatatatataaaactcatGTTTAGGTTactaaaaatacaactaaaaaataaataggctCAAATTCaagctaaatagaaaaataaacattaaaaataaacatgatatacataattactaaaacaaacacgaaaactgaaaatatcaaaatgattaaTGAATACTATAACAGTaaattaataatactataatCAGGTGGGTTGTCagactttaaaagtttttttttttctttctcagttgATTGTGACATTCAATttcatgaaaaatatgaaaaacctATAGGGGCCTAAAGGACAAAAAGATGTACCTGTAATAGGAGAAATGCAGACTGACCACATCACCTCTGGGAGCTGGATCCCACAGAGAGACTTGAGATTTTGGGGATGTCAGTGGAGTAAGGACATTGTCCGATGACCTTAAAAAACGTGCGCAAATATTACTTTCACTAAAAAGCACAAGAGCGTTTTAAAACAGATGTACAGTAACGTTACAGTTTTTAAATCATGTAACGTTACAGTAGTTACCTGAGGTTTTCTGCTCGAACACTGTTCTGCAAGATGTGAACTGGGATCTCTTTAAAATCCACTTGAACACGATTCATCCTGCGGAAATCAGATcggtttaataacatttaaatgcgTTTTCAAAACATCTCAGACACGCAGATGTGATGTTTTGAAAAGTTTGGTGACTTAGCTTACATGCTAACATGGCAAATACAACTAAAACACTTAAAAACCTTTTACATAGAGTTCAGAGCTTCTTATAACTGATGTGGGATCTATAATATCGTACCTTTCGGCTGTTTGGATGCTTCACTCACTCATGCCTTCGTCGTGTTTTTAATCCAAACACAGCAGGTCCAGCTGGGTGTGAGCGAGAAAACGGATCACAAACGTGATAAATGCCCGGCATTAACCGCGCCAAGCCGTGAGTTAATAACTGAACTCGTTCAGCCTGACAGAAAACGGAGAAATACCAGTTGTTGTCAATAAACAATGAAATTCAAGACTAACGcggttcttcttcttctcgtgtgtttaatggcggttggcaaaccagcgtAAGCTGCACTTCCGCCACCTACTGGGATGAAGTGTGAGGCCTCGATGAACATCTATAAACTGTTTCTGTTCATTCTGAAATATGTTCTTAAACGAAATGTCATTGATTTCCATATCTCTTGGTTTTTCAACAggctgttttctattctattaacGTTATATGCCTCACATGTTCAACAGTTTCTGTTATTCCTCAGTGATTGCAGCAATCTGACTCTCTTTATCCTTTTATTTGCAATGAATGATTAAAGTTAGAGTGTCCTATCTTGGTTATAGCAGTATCTTCTCTTCTGTTTCCATATAGCTTGGCTTTCTTTCAATCCACAAATGCAACCACCAGTGTTGTCAGATTGGAAATGTCAGAGTATCGTACTATAAGctcaaaatgtatgtatttggaagaaaatgacACGCATATTTATCTACTAGACCGACAACGTTTTGACAGGACCTTCAAATAACCACAACAAATAACTAGGccagggccctatgaaatctgttGTATTATTTCCCAAATTCCGTTTTATTGTACCTCTTTTACAAATTCTGAGTTTTAGCATGTCTGatcatttgaatgcataaaaattacttttactgtatttgtgagaTTGAAAAGCAGGACATCTTGTGTCTGCTGTGCTTTACTGCGCTTGCTGTATTTTTCCACATTACTCAATGGTCATAACACAAATATAGCCTACCACTGCCATGTTAGGATATTTTAGCTCTTGATACATTTTCTTATTGCTCAATATTTCCCTTCTGCTTGACTCTATACGCATAACATAACAATAAAACTGAACTGCACCACTTGTGTTTCATTCACCAGGTAATCCGATTTAACCACTTCGGATCATTGCAATtagttaatcattattattattcatattattcatatgtaatttttctgGTTATGGAATGAAggcacaaaatattaatttaatttatatttttaataatgaacattacattttttttattgtttgcaaaCTAAG
This DNA window, taken from Carassius auratus strain Wakin chromosome 22, ASM336829v1, whole genome shotgun sequence, encodes the following:
- the LOC113040136 gene encoding SCL-interrupting locus protein homolog — protein: MNRVQVDFKEIPVHILQNSVRAENLRSSDNVLTPLTSPKSQVSLWDPAPRGDVVSLHFSYYRNPRLLLVEKALRLAHRHARQTNKPRFFCFLLGTLAVDSDEEGVVITLDRFDPGREQTGLPGKTPSTLLPGDILVPCVFEAQHAPGSTVHSREDLNISFKTLQHCCCSKEMLELSKLLTLRARLSCSENMDRLTFDLSWAAVTLACMLDAVRVRAVPLIPTALVRNLSSPAGVTQNSRKRGFLTMDQTRKLLLILESDPKAYTLPLVGIWLSGVTHIQNPLVWAWCLRYLHSSSLQDKVMSEEGSFLVVLYSRSHRDPEFYQCKPCVGQQPMSFQLLTSTESITLYKNVEPSEGRPLQFELSAENQNQETVLFEEVLSQTGTTLAASSAAPKKKLSISDHDSGVEDEDLSPRPSPNPHPVSQQTRLVHPSVPELSMVLDGSFLDGSVANTQDSTPVSHSLSNVQRRSISPAHQGLSVLRPPEQGSILGPPPIRKPLAPIPSQPKIKLHPDPGQQTPQPDVNRKSLPSMRRSRGGSSASSSSSSSSSKNAASPNDSFHKQKQRYSQGFPTKPQPIYSGSPTSAHTSTRKSSAVLSQTPFHHPSHHRLFHSTPAAYPCSCCTNQPNQVPFYQNNTWQGIPAYPTAAHNPCGFHCTPESVPPGDHCLSPSQQSLGCRVSPTKSPICHPTVRGHYSPSPSPCVPTVNPNIGSAEHVPPCQAQCCQVQSSQVACLETPMGLLPADAYRMLIDQERQLKLLQLQIQKLLEFQSKTTPVSSAERDTRQERDNQTPTSPPKPTSVSVAVGTGASLFWNTPHDSSTHEAPSLDWQTEMKPKSGFQNDSIVTSKLGSENACRYTEDQSTGSPLNPSSPKPNTSSGLGAHLFQSPVLGESASMYYNYPSQSNDLPENTEVDNPRFYKDLLGQVQSRLQDSVNVDEKVEEDQQSVPNRQSLSPVGHQSNKSPTSSIPQTQQKTKHRFSPTDQDRVLSATLRQLQQLGVNIDLDSEQGKTTGATVESASTLACINPEAVIHRLALSEPVGTSIWGPSGSVDLSLEANAIALKYLTDSQLSRLSLGGQSPSQRPDPSAVLLRRPAEEKSSVGLSILSPTDMSLATCKYMKKYGLIEGENSSEEEQEDAILLDSALGCSVQNETLKNVSVRQHRQDQSTAVLKNISNKPVANLHISPIDSQEKLIQNLRPKMQLLRCSRANPEKENDAKKGLTQRRTSLTENQRTQKVTEPEGSVGNFLDLSRLRQLPKLF